Proteins co-encoded in one Pelodiscus sinensis isolate JC-2024 chromosome 7, ASM4963464v1, whole genome shotgun sequence genomic window:
- the CDCA7 gene encoding cell division cycle-associated protein 7 isoform X2 has translation MDPFGMQQGNLSGKKNLRTFRNMKLIPMETSSSDDSCDSFGSDNFANTKRKFRSGITEELAKIFCEASDDDSFCGFSESEIQDVLTLESDAEKNDLRAENKLQYRRRERHSIPLKVAMKFPTRRSTRGKSGIASPPEIKPSALDSDSDSEEKGPKFLEKRALNIKENKAMLAKLMAELKNVPGIFTDRRSLSTTSPRPKRAPRSSFPQSALRRNPDRISRPHTRSRSLIDGPPTPLQEEEEDDRYSLVRRRKMSDEYLEEIRTPRRSRPGAMALPHVVRPVEEITEEELDNICETARDKVYNQVMGSTCHQCRQKTIDTKTNCRNPDCVGVRGQFCGPCLRNRYGEDVRTALLDPNWRCPPCRGICNCSFCRQRDGRCATGVLVYLAKYHGYDNVHAYLNSLKRELEMED, from the exons ATGGATCCCTTCGGCATGCAA CAAGGAAACCTTTCAGGAAAGAAGAACCTCAGAACATTCCGAAATATGAAATTGATCCCCATGGAAACCTCATCATCTGATGACAGTTGTGACAGTTTTGGTTCTGATAATTTTGCAAACACT aaACGCAAGTTTAGGTCAGGTATCACAGAAGAACTGGCTAAAATTTTTTGTGAGGCCTCAGATGATGATTCGTTCTGCGGTTTTTCAGAAAGTGAGATTCAAGATGTATTg ACATTGGAGTCAGACGCTGAGAAAAATGATTTACGTGCTGAGAACAAATTGCAGTATAGGAGACGTGAGAGACACTCGATTCCTCTGAAAGTGGCTATGAAGTTTCCTACTCGAAGGTCTACAAGGGGAAAGAGTGGAATAGCATCACCTCCTGAAATAAAGCCATCTGCCCTGGATTCTGACTCTGACTCTGAAGAAAAGGGCCCCAAATTCTTAGAGAAAAGAGCTTTAaacataaaggaaaacaaagcaatG CTAGCAAAACTAATGGCTGAATTAAAAAATGTCCCTGGTATTTTCACTGACAGAAGATCGTTATCAACTACCAGCCCA agacCAAAGCGGGCTCCAAGAAGCTCATTTCCCCAAAGTGCTTTAAGGAGGAACCCAGACCGAATTTCTCGGCCTCACACCAGATCCAGGTCCCTGATTGATGGACCACCTACTCCTCTacaagaggaggaagaagatgaCAGGTACAGCTTAGTGAGGCGAAGAAAGATGTCTGACGAATACTTAGAG GAAATTCGAACTCCCAGGAGAAGTCGCCCTGGTGCTATGGCTCTTCCTCATGTCGTACGTCCAGTGGAAGAAATAACAGAGGAAGAGTTGGATAATATCTGTGAAACTGCTCGAGATAAAGTATATAACCAGGTGATG GGATCTACTTGTCATCAGTGTCGCCAAAAAACCATAGATACTAAGACAAACTGCCGTAACCCAGACTGCGTAGGAGTGCGGGGTCAGTTCTGTGGACCTTGTCTACGCAATCGATATGGGGAAGATGTCAGGACTGCATTGCTGGACCCA AACTGGCGCTGCCCACCTTGTCGTGGAATCTGCAATTGTAGCTTCTGCAGACAGCGGGATGGCCGGTGTGCTACTGGCGTGCTGGTTTATTTGGCCAAGTATCATGGCTACGACAATGTTCATGCTTACTTAAACAG TCTGAAACGTGAACTTGAAATGGAAGATTAA
- the CDCA7 gene encoding cell division cycle-associated protein 7 isoform X1: MDPFGMQQGNLSGKKNLRTFRNMKLIPMETSSSDDSCDSFGSDNFANTKRKFRSGITEELAKIFCEASDDDSFCGFSESEIQDVLTLESDAEKNDLRAENKLQYRRRERHSIPLKVAMKFPTRRSTRGKSGIASPPEIKPSALDSDSDSEEKGPKFLEKRALNIKENKAMLAKLMAELKNVPGIFTDRRSLSTTSPRPKRAPRSSFPQSALRRNPDRISRPHTRSRSLIDGPPTPLQEEEEDDRYSLVRRRKMSDEYLEQEIRTPRRSRPGAMALPHVVRPVEEITEEELDNICETARDKVYNQVMGSTCHQCRQKTIDTKTNCRNPDCVGVRGQFCGPCLRNRYGEDVRTALLDPNWRCPPCRGICNCSFCRQRDGRCATGVLVYLAKYHGYDNVHAYLNSLKRELEMED, encoded by the exons ATGGATCCCTTCGGCATGCAA CAAGGAAACCTTTCAGGAAAGAAGAACCTCAGAACATTCCGAAATATGAAATTGATCCCCATGGAAACCTCATCATCTGATGACAGTTGTGACAGTTTTGGTTCTGATAATTTTGCAAACACT aaACGCAAGTTTAGGTCAGGTATCACAGAAGAACTGGCTAAAATTTTTTGTGAGGCCTCAGATGATGATTCGTTCTGCGGTTTTTCAGAAAGTGAGATTCAAGATGTATTg ACATTGGAGTCAGACGCTGAGAAAAATGATTTACGTGCTGAGAACAAATTGCAGTATAGGAGACGTGAGAGACACTCGATTCCTCTGAAAGTGGCTATGAAGTTTCCTACTCGAAGGTCTACAAGGGGAAAGAGTGGAATAGCATCACCTCCTGAAATAAAGCCATCTGCCCTGGATTCTGACTCTGACTCTGAAGAAAAGGGCCCCAAATTCTTAGAGAAAAGAGCTTTAaacataaaggaaaacaaagcaatG CTAGCAAAACTAATGGCTGAATTAAAAAATGTCCCTGGTATTTTCACTGACAGAAGATCGTTATCAACTACCAGCCCA agacCAAAGCGGGCTCCAAGAAGCTCATTTCCCCAAAGTGCTTTAAGGAGGAACCCAGACCGAATTTCTCGGCCTCACACCAGATCCAGGTCCCTGATTGATGGACCACCTACTCCTCTacaagaggaggaagaagatgaCAGGTACAGCTTAGTGAGGCGAAGAAAGATGTCTGACGAATACTTAGAG CAGGAAATTCGAACTCCCAGGAGAAGTCGCCCTGGTGCTATGGCTCTTCCTCATGTCGTACGTCCAGTGGAAGAAATAACAGAGGAAGAGTTGGATAATATCTGTGAAACTGCTCGAGATAAAGTATATAACCAGGTGATG GGATCTACTTGTCATCAGTGTCGCCAAAAAACCATAGATACTAAGACAAACTGCCGTAACCCAGACTGCGTAGGAGTGCGGGGTCAGTTCTGTGGACCTTGTCTACGCAATCGATATGGGGAAGATGTCAGGACTGCATTGCTGGACCCA AACTGGCGCTGCCCACCTTGTCGTGGAATCTGCAATTGTAGCTTCTGCAGACAGCGGGATGGCCGGTGTGCTACTGGCGTGCTGGTTTATTTGGCCAAGTATCATGGCTACGACAATGTTCATGCTTACTTAAACAG TCTGAAACGTGAACTTGAAATGGAAGATTAA